In the Parus major isolate Abel chromosome 4A, Parus_major1.1, whole genome shotgun sequence genome, one interval contains:
- the LOC107204031 gene encoding wiskott-Aldrich syndrome protein family member 3-like, with translation MPLVKRNIEPRHLCRGALPDGVTSELECVTNSTLAAIIKQLGSLSRHAEDIFGELFNEANSFYMRMNSLQERVDLLVIKVTQLDSTVEEVSLQDINMRKAFKSSTVQNQQVVSRNSIPNPVMEMYQRCDKPPPLNILTPYRDDKKDGLKFYTDPSYFFNLWKEKMLQATEDKRKEKRRQKEQRLVEDSTREVKKVRKARNRRLEWNMMAYDKEFRPDNRFSPSPYHMASSEGSLSPDNRSYASDAADHSYPASPNHPAQLLAPAAHLAPVEHKEGVLAATNPPEHVFRPATGSRQNSLTRLQQPHAPPPPEAVLNGPRPHLVKDYGPQPVPMAEYFVPPAPPPPPPVIPSAQTAFDSPISAPPALAPGSAAAPSYAPSPPPAPPGPYSASPPQSGPMGPPVAPPPPPPGPPAVSSSPAHSASPPAAEPRKPQVPLMPMSDARSDLLAAIRRGIQLRKVQEQWEQEAKKEPVGNDVATILSRRIAVEYSESDDDSELDDNEWSD, from the exons ATGCCGCTGGTGAAGAGGAACATCGAGCCCCGGCACCTGTGCCGGGGGGCCCTTCCCGATGGGGTGACGAGTGAGCTGGAGTGTGTCACCAACAGCACGCTGGCTGCCATCATCAAACAGCTGGGCAGCCTCA GCAGGCACGCCGAGGACATCTTTGGAGAGCTGTTCAACGAAGCCAACAGCTTCTACATGCGGATGAACTCGCTGCAGGAGAGGGTGGACCTGCTGGTCATCAAGGTGACGCAGCTGGACTCCACCGTGGAGGAAG TTTCACTGCAGGACATCAACATGAGGAAAGCCTTCAAGAGCTCCACGGTGCAGAACCAGCAGGTCGTGTCCCGCAACTCCATCCCCAACCCGGTGATGGAGATGTACCAGCGCTGCGACAAACCCCCGCCGCTCAACATCCTCACGCCCTACAG GGATGACAAGAAGGACGGCCTCAAATTCTACACAGACCCCTCCTACTTCTTCAACTTATGGAAGGAGAAGATGCTGCAGGCGACAGAAGacaagaggaaggagaagcGCAGGCAGAAG GAGCAGCGGCTGGTGGAGGACTCCACCCGGGAGGTGAAGAAAGTGAGGAAAGCCCGCAACCGGCGCCTGGAGTGGAACATGATGGCGTATGATAAAGAGTTCCGGCCGGATAACAGGTTCTCACCATCCCCCTATCACATGGCGTCATCGGAAGGATCACTGTCCCCAGATAATAG ATCCTACGCGTCGGACGCTGCCGACCACTCGTACCCGGCCAGCCCCAACCACCCCGCGCAGCTGCTGGCCCCGGCGGCCCACCTGGCCCCGGTGGAGCACAAGGAGGGGGTGCTGGCGGCCACCAACCCCCCGGAGCACGTGTTCCGGCCGGCCACGGGCAGCCGGCAGAACAGCCTGACCCgcctgcagcagccccacgCACCGCCGCCCCCCGAGGCCGTCCTCAACGGGCCCAGACCCCACCTAGTCAAGGATTACGG CCCGCAGCCGGTGCCCATGGCCGAGTACTTCGTGCCGCCCGctcctccgccgccgccgcccgtCATCCCATCGGCACAGACCGCCTTCGACAGCCCCATCTCGGCCCCCCCAGCGCTGGCCCCCGGCTCGGCCGCAGCCCCTTCCTACGCCCCTTCACCGCCCCCCGCTCCCCCCGGCCCTTACTCGGCGTCCCCACCGCAGAGCGGCCCCATGGGACCCCCGGTGGCCCCTCCGCCCCCTCCGCCCGGGCCGCCGGCCGTGTCCTCCTCCCCGGCGCACTCCGCATCACCGCCCGCAGCCGAGCCCCGCAAACCGCAGGTGCCGCTGATGCCCATGAGCGACGCCCGCAGCGACCTGCTGGCAGCCATCCGCAGGG GAATCCAACTCCGGAAAGTccaggagcagtgggagcaaGAGGCCAAAAAAGAGCCCGTGGGCAATGACGTGGCGACCATCCTGTCGCGCCGGATCGCGGTGGAGTACAGCGAGTCCGATGACGACTCCGAGCTGGACGATAACGAGTGGTCGGACTGA